CCAGAGATAATAACCGTCTGCAGAGCTTTAACTGTAACTGGTGAAAATCCATTCATATTCCTGTTTACACGTTTTCCATCTGAtgattttctgtgaaatacGTCAGTAAGTCTGGCTTCTGGATGAGAGGATTATTTGGATTGTTGATCATTTCCACAATCCAAATAatcagggttttgttttttttttattttgaggttttttgaTATTGCTGCTGGTTTTTCGAtgtcaaaaagcaaacaaattgaACACGCGACTCGCTTTTAAGCCAAAGCAACATCAACTCCTTTAGCTGATGTTATAATCTACAACCAACATATTTGGATTTATGGTAATAAATAATACTACGAAGGTTcaagcaatatttattttgtaagtaATTAACTATGTAAGTCTTTTTACAAATCACACCATCTCAAGCAATTACAAAGAAACTGCTGACTATCATTGCTCAGCAATGAgaacatttgctttttaaattaacttattccttagattgtttttttatttaaagttctcTTCAGAGTTTAACACCTAACTTCTCACGGCTGAAATTCTGCATGCTGTTGAATCCCCGGGAACTACTTTACACGTAGAAATACCTCTGGAACTTTGTGCAAAGGCTGGAAAGAGCAGAAAGTGCCAGATGCAAGTTAGAACTGTTTTGGTGCTGGAGGTTTTGGTGCTGGAGACCAAAACAGAGGAAATGTAGAGTTTGTAACCAGTTGTCTGGTACAAGCTCCGCTTACACCATCCTACATGGTTCCTGTTTTCTGATTTCCTCAAGCTTCCTATCAGTTGTTGCTGCCCAAAGGATCTTACATtagtgttaaataaaaaaactaactgcATCATATGAGTGACATaggcttgttttattttttgtagctCATTGTGTCCCTCTGGTGGTCATGAATGAATGTTGCCTCCCTAAAACGAGCAAAAATAATATAGTCCCTATAAAATAAAGGATTCACACagttattaaaagttattttgtacAAATCAATCATGAGCAACGAAATTTTATTGatgtacaaaaataactttaaagtcAACCTAAAAAAACggatttctacaaaaataataaaaaaatattcaacaaaaaaacaggtgaTTGCATAAATGTCACTATTTAGATCTCCATTCTGCTCATTGTGAGAGACTACCTGCACCACCCGACTGGACCTCTGCTTAATTAGGTCAGCCACTTTAAAGAGGGCAAATAATTACGCAATGGCGTATTTTATGTCGTTGCGTAACACTTTTTTATGTCACACTTGACATCCATAATGGctcagaagataaaaaaaaaatgagatgagAACAACAAAGCTAACAAGGAGTCTTACTCCAACATAAACTGTAGGTCTGAATGCATTTCAGGTTTGAATGTGTTTGTTCTGTATTCAGCAAACTGACTCAGTGTGTTGAGTTTCCAGGAATTTtactcaaaattattttgtagtAAAACTATAACAAAAAGtagatccccccccccccacccccccaaaagGATACTCAAGTAAATTTAACTAGTTCCTGCCCATCTCTCTGTCTAACACGCATAATGGCAAACAGTATATAGAGAACCTACTGCGTCCGTAACAAACTTCATAACATTacatggatgtttttcttttgcttgggAAGACTTTGGACTTCCTGATAAGACCGAGTGCAACAACAATAACAGCGGTCCAGTAGCACGTTAGCATGATGAAAAGGAGCTGACACAGACCAGGTGTGTACTTATTAGATCCGTATCTAGTAGTATCTATCTggaacctgcagcagctgcttattttaaacagaatgcCTACAGTCAGTTCGCAGCGGCATAGAAATGTGACAATTTTAACAgaattatgtagaaaaaaaattgtggatGAAGATCTGAATTACCTGTTGGTTTGAACACATTAATTTACATGGACTTGTTTAGCTGGACCCTCTCAGATTATCGGATTTTACAACAGGCAATCCAACTGCCCTAATTGTGCTTAGTTAcacattaagaaaaacacaacaataaatgaATGTGCTGAAATAGTTCTTGCTGAgtatattaaagctgcagtaggtacattttatatatacaacattttttttttatacatatttgtgAACACtttcaccatgtcatgacagtatatGAGACAGAGAATCTGAATCAgggccaggaggagggtcttagcgttgTCAATCTCCCTAATGTATGTGCTTCTCACTAACACTCATTATCTCTCTGCTGAACTACAGCTCCACCACCACAATAGAGCCTGCCGTGAATGAGCAAGCTAGTTAGCAAGGACGGCAGACAAAGTCATTTCGTAACAGTGAGCTGTTTTCTGACATTAGCACCAGCAATCAGAAGCAGCAGGTACATacgcatgattgacagcgctaagaccttcctcttggctctgattggctgttcctGACcaggagcggtgcatttctgcagatgccAGTAGGATcatcaagatttttttaagaatatctGTCTCACATACTGTCATGGCACAGTATGTGAGACAGAAAGTCAACCTAAAAAAACGGTTGACTTTCtgtcaaatatataaatatatatttatatttatataaatatattatatttatatatttatatttacataaatatatatttatgtatatatttatatatatttatgtatatatttatatacataaatatatatttataaatgcgTTCCATACATAGTAGCAGACATGAGGATTGAATCTTGTGTCGTCACAACACACACACCGACATTAACAGCATTTGCCAAGTATTGTGCCTCTTCTCTGCAATCATCTCCTGTGGGCAGAGATaccaaataaaagtttgaaccTTAAGAGAGTTcagatggtgaaaaaaaaaaacaacaaaaaaaaacaaacaccaacccCTTTTAATCCACTCACTTTAAAGTAAACCATGTCCTGCATCATCTGACTATACAGCGCATTATCTTGGACAAAGAACCCATGCATCCAAGGACAACCAGGGAGCCTAATTAGTTGCATTGGTGTGCTTGTACCCACCATTTCTAATTCCACTGGATCTGCAGATGAGTGTTCACAtcttaaaataaccaaaatgaACGCAGACAAGACAGTGACGCAGACTCGCACACCGCTTGAGGAACATAGAGGGCATGCTACGCTTGTAGCTATGACGAGAAATGCTGACTGAAAACCAGGGGTCCtgttttttattgaactttaGGGTAAAAGATTCTCCCTAATAATAAGcaccttcatttaaaaactggatttttaaatGGCAAATGTGTTGTCTTGGACTActatttaaattggtttcatGTTCTGCAACACTTATTTGTGATAAACACGCAGAAAGAAGGACACTTTAAACCCTGTCGTACCAATACGACAGGGTTTCTGAAAGGAGGTTTGGAACAAACAAGAATCCcgacctaaaaaaaaagactagatATTTGAAAACCGTGACGTCCATTTGTATTAAGCCCCCTTTAATCTGtcaacacaaaagaaaacattagcCATGTAGAAACATATCCAGTGATAAGTACTAAATATTAAGGCTTGATGCTTAGTGTTTATGCCGGTCATGTGTTacttaaaaatgacataatctGCTCACTGAAATTATTCAACATCTAACAGAGAAAGTTCTTCCAGTCCTCTTCACTAAAGGTCATTCATTAACCGATTGGTTCCACAGAGCCACAATCCCCAACTAGCAGTGTTCTTTCAGGATGTTAAAGACAGTTGAGATTCACATAAATTCTCCCTTGAGCTTTAATACAAAGAGTGATTCGGAACTTAATAATGTGTGTGCCCAGATTGATCCATTGATTTCAAGACTGATTTCcagttaaaatttatttaaaatactaaCGTTCAGTGGTATTTCAGCACAGGTTTAGAGTTGAGCAAATGCCGCCATGTTTTTTAGTTAAATCAGTCAACTGATGTCCTCTGCACATGTGCTAAAATTGGACACGATGGACACCAAAACTGCCCAGACAGGTCATCCGAGTGCACACCCTGACTTTTGTAGCAACAGTGTAATGACCCCATGCTTCACGGGTTACAGTGAAGCAAGTCTAATTATTCGGTGGGGGCAAGGGTTAAATGTAATAGAGTGCACAGTACCGAAGTAGCAATACTGTATCTCTGTTGCATCATATCCTAACTTTGTTGAACCCAAGatgcaacaggaaaaaaaatggtggtGCAGCACTAcctaaatgagacaaaatgacGGCACTCGGTTTGCTTACAGTAATTTATCTAAATGTACAGTAATTTAAACTTACACAGCAGACAGAGATTAAAAAGTCATGACCCAGTCCTGGAAATGGCAAAGTTTTCTAGACCTTTTCAGGAAATTATAAGCATATTCTAATTTGTATTAATCAAAAACTCTTATGTGTGAATGTAATAATGATGCTAAGATGACAATAATGTGTACTGTCAAGTAATGAGTTTGCACAGTTGACTTGTTTTGCTAGTTCAGTTGCGTGGAGATAAGTGGTTTATCTCCACGCAACTAGCATTTAACACTGtgcacacacatttataaacCGTAAACAACTAGGCTAGCATCATACAATTGGGAGGGAAGGGTGGACAATTAACTAACCAGGTAAAAATATAGCAAAGATGTACTTGCAACATCTACTGAATGACAAAGAAGTAAGcaatttatcaaacaaattagCCAGTGTTAGAGCTAGCTAGGCTAAATCTTGATTCGTGCCGTGTTTGGCTAGCTAGCCTAGCTGCTATCACTTTGCACTTTGCTAAAGAGCCAAGGGAAGTGCAGGCAGTTTCATCACATTAGCTTTACTGTACGCTTGTCTATGTCacattttgccttttctttctttttttttttttttagagcacGTTAGCAGCATTTACTTACCACTGCTGTCCCCAAGCACCAGCAGTCATATTTGTGTACCTACTCACAATTTGAAAACTATGTTATTAAATGAGGTTCATTTGCTCTTTGTTGCCTTCGCAGCTGGTGAAGACAGCCGACTTGGACCCCAGACACAACTACATCCTGGGTTTCCACCCTCATGGCGTGCTGGTAGCAGGAGCCTTCACCAACTTCTGTACCGACGCCACTGGCTTCCCGCAGCTGTTTCCAGGCCTCACCAGCTACCTGCTGATGCTGCCTCTGTGGTTCAGAGCTCCATTCTTCAGGGACTACATCATGTGTGCTGGTGAGGCCCTGACGAGTTTTTTACTGATCAGATTTTCTatcctgctgcttcttcttcctATCCCACTTAGGCACTTTTTGAAGTAgcataaaaatatactttattagCTTTAGCCCACGTGTTCCTTGTTCCAACATGCAGGTTTGATTCCGTCGGACAAAGAAAGCGCTAGTTATGTGCTCCGCAAGAAGAAAGGTGGGAGTGCTGTTGTGATTGCTGTTGGTGGGGCCCCAGAAGCCCTCGATGCTCATCCTGGCACCTTCAATGTTCTCCTGGCCAATAAGAAAGGCTTCATCAAAATGGCAATGGAGCATGGGTAAGTGCAAAAAGCCCCAGGATAAAAGCTAATTTTACCATGGCTGATTCTCTGAAGTCCTTCTGTTTTACCAAAATATTGCGTCAATCCAATTATTTTGAGTTTCCCACCATGTCTTCctaaaaacaaagacttttaagTCAATTGCAGGATATTTCCAAGAAATGAACTTTCCTTCTGAGATCTtcttagaataataaaaaaaggctgTGAAAAATGGGGTTCttatttaatcttaaatgttattaattacATCCTCATTTCCTCAAAAATGTTCAGAGCTCACCTGGTTCCAGTTTTCTCCTTTGGAGAGAATGAAGTGTATGACCAAGTGGAAAACCCCAAAGGAACCTGGCTTCGGTGGACACAGGACCGGCTGCAAACCATCATGGGTGTCTCCCTGCCTCTTTTCC
The DNA window shown above is from Poecilia reticulata strain Guanapo linkage group LG14, Guppy_female_1.0+MT, whole genome shotgun sequence and carries:
- the mogat2 gene encoding 2-acylglycerol O-acyltransferase 2, producing MKIDFAPMDVPLHRRLQTAAVVQWVFSFLALAPTCIILFVYLLFTRFWLISVLYALWWYYDFDTPARGGRRAPVLCGLKLWGYMRDYFPIKLVKTADLDPRHNYILGFHPHGVLVAGAFTNFCTDATGFPQLFPGLTSYLLMLPLWFRAPFFRDYIMCAGLIPSDKESASYVLRKKKGGSAVVIAVGGAPEALDAHPGTFNVLLANKKGFIKMAMEHGAHLVPVFSFGENEVYDQVENPKGTWLRWTQDRLQTIMGVSLPLFHARGIFQYSFGLMPYRRPIYTVVGRPIKVEKKEKPRGEDLDALHQLYMDELSSLFDKHKGNYGVDKDVHLNFV